From one Bradyrhizobium sp. Ash2021 genomic stretch:
- a CDS encoding ABC transporter ATP-binding protein, giving the protein MLEVKDLHAYYGKSHILQGVDLRIDAGEVVSLLGRNGVGRSTTVKAIMGEVPPQGTIRFKGTDIAGMPSYQIAHLGLGYVPEHRDIFPSLTVRQNLMLGIKDPRKPGKWRLDDMLQMFPNLAARADTAAGVMSGGEKQMLTMCRTLMGDPELIMIDEPTEGLAPLIVHQVGDLIAEIARRGVAILLVEQKLSIAMRISHRVYVMGHGRIVFEGTPANLTSNAAVRKEWLEV; this is encoded by the coding sequence ATGCTCGAGGTCAAGGACCTGCACGCCTACTACGGCAAGAGCCATATCCTCCAGGGCGTCGATCTGCGGATCGATGCCGGCGAAGTCGTTAGCCTGCTCGGCCGGAACGGCGTCGGTCGCTCGACGACCGTCAAGGCGATCATGGGAGAAGTGCCGCCGCAGGGTACGATCCGGTTCAAAGGAACTGACATAGCGGGGATGCCGAGCTATCAAATTGCCCATCTCGGCCTCGGATACGTTCCTGAGCACCGCGATATTTTTCCAAGCCTCACCGTACGTCAAAACCTGATGCTCGGCATCAAGGACCCGCGCAAACCCGGCAAATGGCGGCTCGACGACATGCTGCAAATGTTTCCTAACCTCGCGGCGCGTGCGGATACCGCCGCCGGTGTCATGTCGGGCGGCGAGAAGCAGATGCTGACGATGTGCCGCACGCTGATGGGTGACCCTGAACTGATCATGATCGATGAGCCGACTGAAGGGTTGGCGCCCCTCATCGTTCATCAGGTCGGCGACCTGATCGCAGAAATCGCACGACGCGGGGTGGCTATTTTGCTTGTCGAACAGAAGCTCTCAATCGCCATGCGGATATCGCACCGCGTTTACGTGATGGGCCACGGTCGCATCGTTTTCGAGGGAACACCCGCGAATCTGACAAGCAACGCCGCGGTCCGAAAAGAATGGCTGGAGGTTTGA
- a CDS encoding ABC transporter ATP-binding protein: MTQPAIELKDVQKSFGNISIIRDLNLSVAQGERHALIGPNGAGKSTTFNLISGYMAPTSGSVKLRGEPISGLPPYQINRRGLSRSFQVTNVFANMTVWENLRCAVLWTDGHHYSFWKNIDNLKEVRDRTAQVLSDIGLAARRDVPAGLLTYAEQRALEIGITIAGGADVILLDEPTAGMSHAETERAVSLIRRLTEGRTLVIVEHDMSVVFGLADRISVLVYGHIIATGRPDQIRSDPKVKEAYLGEEAA; this comes from the coding sequence ATGACCCAGCCCGCCATAGAGCTGAAGGACGTGCAAAAAAGCTTCGGCAACATCTCGATCATCCGCGACCTGAACTTAAGCGTAGCACAGGGCGAACGGCACGCGCTCATTGGCCCCAATGGTGCGGGCAAATCGACAACGTTCAATCTCATCAGCGGCTACATGGCGCCCACCTCCGGAAGCGTCAAGCTCCGCGGCGAGCCGATTTCCGGCCTTCCGCCCTATCAGATCAACCGTCGCGGATTATCGCGCAGCTTTCAGGTAACGAACGTATTCGCCAATATGACCGTTTGGGAAAATCTGCGTTGCGCGGTGCTCTGGACCGACGGCCATCATTACTCGTTCTGGAAGAACATCGATAATCTAAAGGAAGTCCGCGACCGAACGGCGCAGGTGCTCTCGGACATCGGTCTGGCTGCACGCCGCGACGTACCGGCCGGGCTGCTAACATATGCCGAACAGCGCGCGCTGGAAATCGGCATTACCATTGCCGGCGGCGCCGACGTCATCCTCCTCGACGAGCCGACCGCTGGCATGAGCCACGCGGAAACGGAGCGGGCAGTTTCGCTCATTCGCCGCCTCACTGAGGGACGAACATTGGTGATCGTAGAGCATGACATGAGCGTCGTGTTCGGACTGGCCGACCGAATTTCGGTGCTGGTCTATGGCCACATCATTGCGACCGGAAGGCCGGATCAGATTAGGTCGGATCCCAAGGTCAAGGAAGCCTATCTCGGCGAGGAGGCAGCCTGA
- a CDS encoding branched-chain amino acid ABC transporter permease encodes MSELTSSVAPPYPAFSEKLKFYGIWVATALMLLVLPKIFSSGGALTTFSLIGISIIFSLSYNILLGQTGLLSFGHAVYYGLGGFLVIHAINIISANTLPIPLPVVPLVGGLAGLFFAALLGWVSTQRSGTAFAMISLGVAELIASSALILRTFFGGEAGISANRTKLFRVFDWNFGPQIQIYYLIAAWTLLAVIAMYALTRTPLGRMCNAVRDNPERVQFVGYNPHVVRYLAFCFAGFFAGIAGALAAINFEIDNSAYLGAVQSGTVLFSTYIGGIGYFIGPIVGAIFVTVLSLSLSDLTSVWQLYFGLFFIAVVTFAPGGLTGLLMMHRPLLKGGTLGKVLPSYLIALVPTLALVAGLVLALETIVHHTVNPGDDPNIKAFGMNFNASSPITWIIALFLIIAGFIVARETWRRLAHAWDDALMAAHARGYHA; translated from the coding sequence ATGAGCGAATTGACTTCAAGCGTAGCGCCGCCCTACCCGGCCTTCAGCGAAAAACTGAAATTCTATGGCATCTGGGTTGCCACAGCGCTGATGCTGTTGGTGCTGCCGAAGATTTTCAGTTCGGGGGGCGCTCTGACGACCTTTAGTCTGATCGGCATCTCCATCATTTTCTCCCTATCCTATAACATCCTGCTCGGCCAAACCGGACTGCTTTCGTTCGGACACGCCGTTTATTACGGCCTTGGCGGCTTTCTCGTGATTCATGCCATCAACATCATCAGCGCCAACACACTTCCGATCCCGTTGCCCGTCGTTCCTCTGGTCGGCGGCCTGGCCGGATTGTTCTTCGCTGCACTGCTTGGATGGGTCTCGACCCAGCGCAGCGGAACGGCGTTCGCGATGATTTCACTTGGCGTTGCCGAGCTGATCGCCTCGTCGGCCCTCATCTTGCGCACGTTCTTCGGGGGCGAAGCCGGCATCTCAGCGAACCGTACCAAATTGTTTCGGGTTTTCGACTGGAATTTCGGACCTCAAATTCAAATCTACTATCTGATCGCGGCATGGACGTTGCTGGCGGTCATCGCCATGTACGCGCTGACGCGCACCCCGCTTGGCCGCATGTGCAATGCCGTGCGTGACAATCCTGAGCGCGTTCAGTTCGTTGGCTATAACCCCCACGTCGTTCGTTATCTGGCCTTTTGCTTCGCCGGCTTCTTTGCCGGCATCGCGGGAGCCCTGGCCGCGATCAATTTTGAAATCGACAACTCGGCCTATCTCGGCGCCGTACAGTCCGGAACTGTGTTGTTTTCGACGTATATCGGTGGCATTGGCTATTTTATTGGACCGATTGTCGGAGCCATATTCGTTACCGTGCTATCGCTGAGCTTAAGCGATCTGACATCGGTCTGGCAGCTCTACTTCGGACTGTTTTTCATAGCGGTCGTGACGTTTGCGCCCGGAGGCCTCACAGGGCTTCTGATGATGCACCGGCCGCTGCTCAAGGGCGGCACATTGGGTAAGGTATTGCCGTCCTATTTGATAGCCCTCGTTCCGACGCTTGCATTGGTCGCAGGTCTCGTTCTCGCGCTCGAAACTATCGTACATCACACCGTGAACCCGGGCGATGACCCAAATATCAAAGCCTTCGGCATGAACTTCAACGCCTCGAGTCCGATCACGTGGATCATTGCTCTGTTCCTGATAATCGCCGGATTCATCGTTGCGCGGGAGACTTGGCGCAGGCTTGCGCACGCGTGGGACGACGCGCTCATGGCGGCGCATGCAAGGGGATACCACGCATGA
- a CDS encoding branched-chain amino acid ABC transporter permease: protein MLELVVISTLNGVLFGMLLFLMASGLTVIFSMLGVLNFAHASFYMLGAFFGFQISRWVGFWPALFTAPLLAGALGAAVERFGLRRVHRNGHVAELLFTFGLAFAIEEIVQIVWGKSPVDFRIPASLDFPAFRIFSTNYPAYKMFMLLVSIAIFVGLLVVLKKSRIGLIVQAALTHPHMVGHLGHNVGRIFMLVFGVGTALAAVAGVIAGPALVTQSNMAALLGPILFVVVVVGGLGSLPGAFVASLLIGLVQTFAVSMNGSLAGALGPLSPTYAQTWLADIWGVTVAQIAPIMPYVLLVLILIFRPMGLLGTRET, encoded by the coding sequence GTGCTAGAACTTGTCGTCATATCCACGCTGAACGGCGTTCTATTCGGAATGCTGCTGTTTTTGATGGCAAGCGGCCTGACCGTCATCTTCAGCATGCTCGGCGTTCTCAATTTCGCGCATGCAAGCTTCTACATGCTCGGCGCATTTTTTGGCTTCCAGATCAGCCGATGGGTTGGCTTCTGGCCCGCGCTCTTCACCGCTCCATTGCTGGCAGGAGCGCTCGGTGCGGCAGTCGAGCGATTTGGGCTGCGACGGGTTCACCGTAACGGTCATGTCGCGGAGCTCCTGTTTACGTTCGGCCTGGCCTTCGCAATCGAGGAGATCGTGCAGATCGTCTGGGGCAAAAGCCCTGTCGATTTCCGCATTCCGGCGTCATTGGATTTTCCCGCTTTTAGAATCTTCTCGACCAATTACCCGGCCTATAAGATGTTCATGCTGCTGGTATCGATAGCGATCTTTGTCGGCCTGCTAGTGGTCCTCAAGAAGTCGCGCATCGGCTTGATCGTCCAAGCAGCCCTTACCCATCCGCATATGGTCGGGCATCTCGGCCACAATGTCGGGCGCATCTTCATGCTGGTGTTCGGCGTCGGTACGGCGCTCGCCGCCGTCGCTGGCGTGATCGCAGGCCCCGCGCTGGTGACGCAGTCGAACATGGCGGCACTACTTGGACCGATCCTGTTCGTGGTCGTGGTCGTTGGAGGACTCGGTTCGCTACCGGGCGCCTTCGTTGCATCCCTGCTGATTGGCCTCGTCCAGACTTTCGCGGTCTCGATGAATGGCTCACTTGCCGGCGCGCTTGGCCCGCTAAGTCCGACCTACGCGCAAACCTGGCTGGCAGACATCTGGGGCGTCACGGTCGCTCAGATCGCGCCGATCATGCCCTATGTACTGCTGGTTCTCATTCTGATCTTTCGTCCGATGGGCCTGCTGGGAACACGTGAAACATGA
- a CDS encoding branched-chain amino acid ABC transporter substrate-binding protein yields MRQWMIAAALLPMLGGAALAQETVKIGYIDPLSGGGASVGEVGFKTFQFLADELNAKGGILGKKVEIVPLDNKTNPQESLIQAQKAIDAGVRYITQGNGSSVAGALTDFVSKYNERNPGKEILYFNYAAVDPVLTNAKCSFWHFRWDANSDIKMEALTNYMKSASAIKKLYLINQDYSFGESVRSAAKSMLKAKRPDIEIVGDELHPLLKITDFAPYVAKIKASGADSVITGNWGQDFALLLKASADAGLKVNWYTYYAGGTGGPTAIKQANLNHQVFQIAEGIPNLGNPAADAFEKALRAKYDFSLFYPRAVNEMRMFAAAAEKAKSLDPVKVAAALEGMEFDVYDGGKGTMRKDDHQFFQPMYIASFGDRTEKELFDEEKTGWGWRQAAKIDPEQTMLPTTCKMERPN; encoded by the coding sequence ATGCGTCAGTGGATGATAGCTGCTGCCTTGTTGCCTATGCTCGGCGGTGCGGCGCTTGCGCAAGAGACGGTCAAAATCGGCTACATCGATCCGCTCTCGGGAGGCGGTGCCAGCGTCGGCGAGGTCGGCTTCAAGACCTTCCAATTTCTCGCTGACGAGTTGAATGCCAAGGGCGGCATTCTCGGCAAGAAGGTCGAGATCGTTCCCCTCGACAATAAGACCAATCCTCAAGAAAGCCTGATTCAGGCGCAGAAGGCGATCGACGCCGGCGTGCGCTACATCACCCAGGGCAACGGGTCGTCAGTCGCCGGTGCGCTGACGGATTTCGTGTCAAAATATAACGAACGTAATCCCGGCAAAGAGATCCTCTATTTCAATTACGCCGCGGTGGATCCGGTGCTCACCAATGCAAAGTGCAGCTTCTGGCATTTCCGTTGGGATGCAAATTCCGACATCAAGATGGAAGCGCTCACGAACTACATGAAGAGCGCTTCAGCCATCAAGAAGCTTTATCTGATCAACCAGGACTATTCGTTCGGCGAATCGGTCCGCTCCGCTGCAAAGAGCATGCTCAAGGCGAAGCGGCCGGACATTGAGATCGTCGGCGACGAATTGCATCCGTTGCTGAAGATTACCGACTTCGCACCGTACGTTGCGAAGATCAAGGCGTCTGGTGCTGACAGCGTCATCACCGGCAACTGGGGGCAGGATTTTGCGCTGCTCCTCAAAGCTAGTGCCGACGCGGGACTAAAGGTGAACTGGTACACCTACTATGCGGGCGGCACCGGCGGTCCCACCGCGATCAAGCAGGCGAACCTCAATCATCAGGTCTTCCAGATCGCCGAGGGTATTCCGAATCTCGGCAATCCGGCGGCGGACGCTTTCGAGAAGGCGCTGCGGGCGAAATATGATTTCAGCCTGTTCTATCCGCGCGCCGTCAACGAGATGAGGATGTTTGCGGCCGCGGCGGAAAAGGCCAAGTCGCTCGATCCGGTCAAGGTTGCCGCAGCGCTCGAAGGCATGGAATTCGACGTCTATGACGGCGGCAAGGGCACCATGCGGAAGGACGATCACCAGTTCTTCCAGCCCATGTATATCGCCTCGTTCGGCGATCGCACGGAAAAAGAGCTGTTCGACGAGGAAAAGACCGGTTGGGGCTGGCGGCAAGCTGCGAAGATCGATCCGGAGCAGACCATGCTCCCCACCACCTGCAAGATGGAGCGCCCGAACTAA